A single Garra rufa chromosome 9, GarRuf1.0, whole genome shotgun sequence DNA region contains:
- the LOC141343436 gene encoding uncharacterized protein: MFQFGKYNVDIIEMLSGHQSHQFKGLGLERQLQHQQQVQLHQHQLQQQQQQQGETSGSILSGLGLGPLQASRGSAFTDSASIFAKMSAPPPPLQQQTLSSSSQSLRKSSKMSGSSSSSGSHVSGYPQFLRSFHPTEATLAQEQLHSGIGRFDHFGSSSGGGGTAGPIGGLVSSVPPPPPPPLHPGLSVPQASPGPSSSSPSPSSSVSTSNNPPSSSAVTTFSHQLAGSQSDARSLHQQFSCMLAANQYFLSGVPANSSLEQFLVQQGSHNHLGLGLGQAAGETGSPLAPPPALHPSHTHGHSTTLSQPQQPPSQQQQLPPHTLSHPHPHPHHPLHSSSQPSSLGGFDFQGIPVLSSNQLASLMQQEAGLPLPLPLHLSLSKEEGKGDSALGGSGGGGGRRKKAMAGYLPQRKSESGSNNSSSGHNSTNPNSNTSGGLNQENTQGLDGGGGVSLSGIGGDPSSHLTSSSSTSVVSSSSSASSTSASVLVTNGSKTDSHGAMPPQSQPEQEALYHCGECGKTFTHLSSLRRHLRSHELTTAGTSGTRSNILNPVLHPSDPSIPHSTQETAAPSACVSPDKTFHCSECGKGFKKKGHLLQHGVIHSGARPYACSTCSRAFNRRESLTRHEKIHEEKPFRCPACGRCFRESTSLLNHAASGTCGKSGRTPRSKHESNVESKSNKAGGSQDGIATNAAGSYRSDDFSDDYKDQRSQSNLYSGTTPCGGGSMTGPALRKAPLAPTLHPHPQTQSQPHLQQPHLPLSSLLEDSEDDVTSSVNSAISAITAAAANCMSGDLAHSGGRGDDRRDIIGGLLGGLGLGPLTSPSGPLSTSGLEKTYRGSTNPSAVALNQQPNHQTPGGKPKRPRKPRKKKEPGVIGVEPPKRRQSSHSHRPGGPGGDVRPYLCSVCGRGFARRETLRRHDRIHTGEKPHHCTVCGKYFREAFHLSKHHTVHSGEKNYKCILCGKDFGYAQSLKRHGKLHQKGEMEEVPTTPGVENLNSYPSSGGSLIQGGQSSSSSFYSYTQDVKPQTSTTQPPPRLYTCAICWKSFRHHFHLTAHHQTVHEGGGEKLFSCEVCGKAFAYSNSLTRHKLSQHGLTRTGQPVPQRSTGEDNSVGGSISESEAATNALLQLAPPSGTHVEQHGVLHSQQAPPQTQAGYSPLFYIPDTNAAHPSSSNASSYSHSLPSTSSGPLLCNHQQQHTGIKGEPIYHSGHGHTLTPNIPVHSLMLPPSEPHQQHHNSQQHSAEIQSTQHHTFQSQEELRRRKKKKKRRQEREEIGYKWTPAAKVAREQVVVPLGERQRNERRKLVKRKRRAIHRTQHKIKKRMAVLVRIRRGSGGSAVYELGLPGGLKLNRLRSLKVPLKRKSCPLCLGATFSQQVALKVHIAARHCPKVRGLQHRLKCPVCGKQSRKFLSALIHRSSHVANRAFSCKHCPCRFWNAMLLTRHKKVCRGTLAKFQRDRALCVKLVMGSTYRRFECKGNSSSLHMEYSH; this comes from the exons ATGTTCCAGTTTGGAAAATACAATGTGGACATCATAGAGATGCTGAGTGGACACCAGTCCCATCAGTTCAAAGGTCTTGGATTAGAGCGACAACTTCAACACCAACAGCAAGTGCAGCTTCACCAACACCAGTtacagcagcagcaacagcagcaagGTGAGACGTCTGGGTCAATTTTGTCTGGACTTGGCTTAGGCCCACTACAAGCATCTAGAGGCAGTGCCTTTACAGATTCTGCATCAATTTTTGCAAAAATGAGTGCACCTCCCCCACCTCTGCAACAGCAAACCCTCTCTTCATCCTCTCAAAGTTTGAGGAAATCCAGCAAAATGTCTGGAAGCAGTAGCAGTAGTGGAAGTCATGTGAGTGGATACCCCCAGTTTTTGCGCTCATTCCACCCAACTGAGGCAACCCTTGCACAAGAGCAGTTACATTCAGGAATAGGGAGATTTGATCATTTTGGCAGCAGTAGTGGAGGTGGAGGAACTGCAGGGCCAATTGGAGGACTGGTTTCATCTGttccaccaccaccaccaccccCGTTGCATCCCGGCCTGTCAGTACCTCAGGCCTCCCCTGGTCCATCGTCCTCCTCCCCATCTCCGTCAAGTTCTGTTTCAACCTCCAATAACCCTCCTAGCAGTAGTGCAGTAACTACCTTTAGTCATCAGTTGGCAGGATCTCAGTCTGACGCCCGAAGCCTACATCAACAGTTTAGCTGCATGTTAGCCGCAAATCAGTATTTTCTTTCTGGAGTACCAGCCAATTCCAGTCTAGAACAATTTTTAGTTCAGCAAGGCAGTCATAACCATCTAGGTCTTGGTCTGGGCCAAGCTGCAGGAGAAACTGGTTCACCCCTTGCGCCACCTCCTGCTCTTCATCCTTCACACACTCATGGTCACTCAACTACCCTATCACAGCCTCAACAACCACCATCACAACAGCAGCAACTACCACCTCACACTTTGTCTCACCCTCACCCACATCCACACCATCCATTGCACTCCTCATCGCAACCTTCTTCGCTCGGAGGTTTTGACTTTCAAGGAATCCCAGTACTCTCCTCCAACCAGCTAGCTTCTCTGATGCAGCAGGAAGCTGGTTTGCCACTTCCACTTCCTCTACATCTTTCTTTGTCAAAAGAGGAGGGAAAAGGGGATAGTGCTCTCGGAGGAAGTGGTGGAGGAGGTGGTAGGAGAAAGAAAGCCATGGCTGGCTACCTGCCACAGAGAAAGTCTGAAAGTGGCAGCAACAATAGCAGCAGCGGTCACAACTCTACAAACCCCAACAGCAACACTTCAGGAGGACTCAACCAGGAGAACACACAAGGCTTGGATGGAGGTGGGGGTGTTAGTTTGTCAGGCATTGGTGGAGATCCTTCTTCCCACCTAACCTCATCATCCTCTACTTCTGTTGTCTCCTCATCTTCTTCTGCATCTTCTACATCAGCATCAGTGTTGGTGACAAATGGATCCAAAACAGACAGCCATGGTGCCATGCCACCTCAGTCTCAGCCAGAACAAGAAGCCCTTTATCATTGCGGCGAGTGTGGCAAAACTTTCACACATCTCTCTAGTCTGCGCAGGCACCTACGTAGTCACGAACTAACCACAGCTGGCACAAGTGGCACAAGAAGTAACATTTTAAACCCAGTTCTGCATCCTTCTGATCCAAGTATTCCCCACTCTACTCAAGAAACTGCAGCCCCATCTGCGTGTGTCAGTCCTGACAAGACTTTTCACTGTTCAGAGTGTGGAAAAGGTTTCAAGAAAAAGGGGCACCTACTACAACATGGTGTCATCCACTCTGGCGCACGGCCCTATGCCTGCTCTACTTGTAGTCGTGCTTTCAATCGTCGTGAGTCACTCACCCGCCATGAAAAAATACACGAAGAGAAACCATTCCGCTGTCCAGCTTGTGGCCGCTGTTTTCGGGAAAGTACATCCCTTTTGAACCATGCAGCCTCGGGCACCTGTGGCAAGTCAGGCCGTACACCAAGATCTAAGCATGAAAGTAATGTAGAAAGCAAGAGCAATAAAGCTGGGGGCTCCCAAGATGGAATAGCGACTAATGCAGCGG GTTCTTACCGGAGTGATGATTTCAGTGATGACTACAAGGACCAGCGCTCTCAAAGTAACTTGTATTCTGGAACAACCCCGTGTGGTGGTGGCAGCATGACAGGGCCTGCACTTAGGAAGGCGCCATTAGCTCCTACTCTGCATCCACACCCACAAACCCAAAGCCAGCCGCATCTTCAACAACCACATCTCCCACTTTCATCCCTGTTAGAGGATTCTGAAGATGATGTCACTAGCTCCGTCAACAGTGCCATTTCTGCTATCACTGCTGCAGCTGCAAACTGTATGAGTGGTGATCTTGCCCATAGTGGAGGTAGAGGAGATGATCGAAGGGATATCATTGGTGGATTGCTTGGAGGTCTGGGTCTAGGGCCTCTTACCTCACCTAGTGGTCCGTTATCAACATCTGGCCTGGAAAAGACCTATAGAGGAAGTACTAACCCAAGTGCAGTGGCCCTCAACCAGCAACCAAATCACCAGACACCTGGTGGAAAGCCCAAGCGCCCTCGTAAGCCCCGCAAAAAGAAGGAACCTGGTGTGATTGGTGTTGAGCCCCCTAAAAGAAGGCAGTCTTCTCACTCTCACAGACCAGGAGGGCCCGGTGGTGATGTTAGACCATATTTGTGCAGCGTCTGTGGTCGAGGATTTGCAAGAAGAGAGACCTTGCGGAGGCATGACAGAAtacacactggagaaaagcctcaCCATTGCACCGTGTGTGGCAAGTACTTCAGAGAGGCATTTCATCTTAGCAAGCACCACACAGTGCATTCTGGAGAAAAGAACTACAAATGTATCCTGTGTGGAAAAGACTTTGGATATGCTCAAAGCCTTAAAAGACATGGCAAGCTACACCAGAAAGGAGAAATGGAAGAAGTGCCAACAACACCAGGTGTGGAAAACCTTAACAGCTATCCATCCTCTGGTGGCAGCTTGATTCAGGGGGGTCAAAGCAGCTCTTCGTCTTTCTATTCATACACTCAAGATGTCAAACCACAGACATCAACCACTCAGCCCCCTCCTAGACTGTACACATGTGCTATATGCTGGAAATCGTTCCGCCATCACTTTCACCTGACGGCGCATCACCAAACTGTTCATGAGGGTGGTggagaaaagctgttttcttgtGAAGTCTGTGGTAAGGCTTTTGCATACTCTAACAGCCTTACACGACACAAGCTTTCTCAGCATGGCTTAACACGGACTGGCCAGCCAGTTCCTCAAAGGAGCACAGGGGAAGATAACAGTGTTGGTGGTTCGATATCGGAAAGCGAAGCTGCTACAAATGCTTTGCTTCAGCTTGCGCCACCTAGTGGCACACATGTCGAACAACATGGAGTTCTTCATAGCCAGCAGGCTCCTCCCCAAACACAAGCTGGCTACTCCCCTCTGTTCTACATACCCGATACCAATGCTGCACACCCTTCTTCATCTAACGCCTCCTCTTATTCTCATTCTCTGCCGTCAACCTCCTCAGGGCCTCTTCTTTGTAACCATCAGCAACAACACACTGGGATAAAAGGTGAACCCATTTATCACAGTGGTCACGGGCATACTCTTACTCCAAACATACCTGTGCATTCCCTCATGTTGCCTCCATCAGAGCCACATCAGCAACACCACAATTCCCAGCAGCATTCAGCTGAGATTCAATCTACACAACACCACACTTTTCAAAGCCAAGAGGAGTTGAGGAgacggaagaaaaaaaaaaaaagacggcAAGAGAGAGAGGAGATAGGCTACAAATGGACCCCGGCTGCAAAAGTAGCGAGAGAACAGGTGGTGGTCCCCCTTGGGGAAAGGCAGAGAAATGAGAGAAGAAAACTTGTTAAGAGAAAAAGGAGAGCAATTCACAGGACGCAACATAAAATTAAGAAGCGCATGGCCGTGCTTGTGAGAATCAGGCGTGGAAGTGGAGGGAGCGCTGTGTATGAACTGGGCCTTCCAGGTGGACTGAAGCTTAATAGGCTTCGCTCTCTCAAAGTTCCTCTGAAACGAAAGTCCTGTCCCCTTTGCCTTGGTGCTACCTTCTCTCAACAGGTAGCCCTTAAAGTTCACATAGCAGCTAGACATTGTCCCAAAGTGAGAGGCCTTCAGCATCGTTTGAAATGTCCAGTTTGTGGAAAACAATCTCGCAAGTTCCTCTCAGCCCTCATTCACAGAAGCTCCCATGTAGCCAACAGAGCATTTTCTTGTAAACATTGTCCCTGTCGTTTCTGGAATGCAATGCTCCTCACGCGACACAAGAAGGTGTGTCGTGGGACGTTGGCTAAGTTTCAACGAGATAGGGCTCTTTGTGTTAAATTAGTCATGGGATCAACATACAGGAGGTTTGAGTGTAAAGGGAACTCTTCATCCTTGCATATGGAATATAGTCACTAA